One segment of Brassica napus cultivar Da-Ae chromosome C3, Da-Ae, whole genome shotgun sequence DNA contains the following:
- the LOC106389500 gene encoding atrophin-1-like, with translation MVNGGKSKEEGNRKKRKNQQVTSSNMVLKRLLRPARYFDGLMTNPCYNPTKPRRKPCLICASVQHVTKHCSMNHPDKDCSDKTSVCLRCGGLGHEMGLCKYEYTEDDLKNVQCYVCKSFGHLCCVEPCDSPPSLWAVSCYRCGELGHTGLSCGRHYEGSPDIQSGFGRVKEDEKKKRRLATSAAISELGKKRERETATLSSLKTNDVDSEEKSILHDSNWTMMTNKKKKKNNKNSDQHVTAPESNEYLEEDPFHRGKIRRLCSPTTPSGYDHHILPVSPPGHNHRLATTHMVISGGHYPGSHSTTQYDRNLINSSFVSNEHLSGPPPRLWQRNYPPTSPIAPLGHSHHRLPVTPPCHNHWSPTFSSGGPYTGSLSMEPCGGNRGYLSFESNRHLLDPPISRLRQSYYSPTSPITPSGHNHVLPTFSSGWRSTGSLSTIPPHGGNHRDPSFGSNGHHLDPPFSRGQPYYQSTSHITPAGHNHHMLPSTYLDRNHMLSSTYNQRSPTFNSGGHYSSPLSSTRNGGNHRNSPFESNGHLLGPLTSRRHPYYPPTSSHHHHHQQQQQNIYGHAPSRYGPPHHYGEFSGNYERW, from the exons ATGGTTAACGGAGGAAAGTCCAAGGAGGAAGGCAATCGTAAGAAGAGAAAGAATCAACAAGTAACATCGAGCAACATGGTTTTGAAAAGGCTTCTTCGTCCAGCAAGGTACTTCGATGGTTTGATGACTAACCCTTGTTATAATCCCACCAAGCCTCGTAGGAAGCCTTGTTTGATATGCGCTAGTGTCCAACATGTTACAAAGCACTGCTCAATGAACCACCCAGACAAAGATTGTTCTGATAAGACATCAGTTTGTTTAAGATGTGGAGGCTTAGGACACGAAATGGGTTTGTGCAAGTACGAATACACTGAGGATGATTTGAAGAATGTACAGTGTTATGTCTGTAAAAGCTTTGGTCACCTGTGCTGTGTCGAGCCTTGTGATTCACCGCCCTCTTTGTGGGCTGTGTCTTGTTACAGATGTGGTGAACTGGGTCATACTGGACTGTCGTGTGGTAGACACTACGAGGGAAGCCCTGATATACAAAGTGGATTTGGTCGAGTCAAagaagatgagaagaaaaagCGACGTCTTGCTACTTCTGCAGCCATTTCCGAGCTCGGGAAGAAGAGGGAACGTGAGACAGCCACACTATCATCACtcaagacaaatgatgtagacTCAGAAGAAAAATCTATTCTTCATGACTCCAACTGGACTATGATGacgaataagaagaagaagaagaataacaaAAACTCGGATCAGCATGTTACTGCTCCTGAATCCAACG AGTATTTGGAAGAAGATCCTTTCCACAGAGGAAAGATTAGGAGGCTGTGTTCCCCCACTACACCATCGGGTTATGACCACCATATTTTACCTGTTTCGCCACCGGGTCATAACCACAGATTGGCCACTACACATATGGTCATTTCTGGTGGCCATTACCCGGGTTCTCACTCAACCACACAATATGATAGAAACCTTATAAATTCATCTTTTGTGTCTAATGAGCATCTCTCGGGTCCTCCACCAAGGCTGTGGCAGCGTAACTATCCTCCTACCTCTCCTATTGCACCATTAGGTCATAGCCACCATCGGTTACCCGTTACACCACCGTGCCATAACCATTGGTCACCAACATTCAGTTCTGGCGGGCCTTATACGGGTTCTCTATCCATGGAACCATGCGGTGGTAACCGTGGATATTTATCATTCGAGTCTAATAGGCATCTCTTGGATCCTCCAATTTCAAGGCTGAGGCAGAGTTACTATTCTCCTACCTCTCCCATTACACCATCAGGTCACAATCATGTGTTACCAACATTCAGTTCTGGTTGGCGTTCCACAGGTTCTCTGTCGACCATACCACCACATGGTGGAAACCATAGAGATCCATCCTTCGGGTCCAATGGACATCACTTGGATCCTCCATTTTCAAGGGGGCAGCCTTATTATCAATCTACCTCTCACATTACACCAGCAGGTCATAACCACCATATGTTACCCAGTACATATCTGGATCGTAACCATATGTTATCCAGTACATATAACCAGAGATCACCAACATTCAATTCCGGTGGGCATTACTCGAGTCCTCTGTCAAGCACACGAAATGGTGGAAACCATAGAAATTCACCATTCGAGTCTAATGGGCATCTCTTGGGTCCTTTAACTTCAAGGCGGCATCCTTATTATCCTCCCACATCttcacatcatcatcatcatcagcagcagcagcagaacATATATGGTCATGCACCCTCAAGGTATGGTCCGCCCCACCACTATGGAGAATTTTCAGGCAACTATGAACGGTGGTAG
- the LOC125584399 gene encoding patatin-like protein 2, which translates to MQMESPKSPLQPPTYGNLVTILSIDGGGIRGIIPATILAFLESELQKLDGNEARLADYFDVVAGTSTGGLVTAMLTAPNKEGRPLFAASEIKEFYLEHCPKIFPQNHFPFSATKNLVKSLTGPKYDGEYLHQLIHAKLGDTRLHQTLTNVVIPTFDIKHLQPTIFSSYEVKKNPLKNATLADITISTSAAPTYLPAHFFKTHDSAGNVKEYNLIDGGVAANNPALVAIGEVTKEITRGSSDFFPIRPNDYGRFLVLSLGTGTRKSEEKFNANEVAGWGMLSWLTHDNSTPLIDAFMQASSDMVDFHLSAVFRALHSEANYIRIQDDTLNGDAASVDISTVENLDILAKTGDELLKKPVSRVNLESGCNENAYEVTNEKALIKLAGILSKEKMIRDSRSPHEKKPNSK; encoded by the exons ATGCAAATGGAGAGCCCAAAATCACCTCTTCAACCCCCAACCTATGGAAATTTAGTCACAATCCTTAGCATAGATGGTGGTGGCATTAGAGGGATTATTcctgccactatccttgctttTTTGGAATCGGAACTTCAG AAACTGGACGGAAACGAAGCAAGGCTTGCAGACTACTTTGATGTTGTGGCAGGAACAAGCACCGGTGGTCTGGTTACAGCCATGCTAACTGCTCCTAATAAGGAAGGCCGACCCTTGTTTGCAGCCTCTGAGATTAAAGAGTTTTACCTTGAGCACTGCCCAAAAATCTTTCCTCAAAATCATTTCCCATTCTCTGCCACCAAGAACTTGGTGAAGTCCTTGACTGGTCCCAAGTATGATGGTGAATACCTTCATCAACTTATCCATGCCAAGTTGGGTGATACAAGGTTGCATCAAACACTTACTAACGTTGTCATTCCAACCTTCGATATCAAGCATCTTCAACCTACTATATTTAGTAGTTACGag GTGAAGAAAAATCCTCTCAAGAACGCAACCCTCGCTGACATAACAATCTCAACTTCAGCAGCCCCTACATACTTGCCTGCCCATTTCTTCAAAACTCATGATTCAGCCGGAAACGTGAAAGAATACAATCTTATTGACGGGGGAGTTGCAGCTAACAATCCG GCTTTGGTGGCCATTGGGGAAGTGACAAAAGAGATAACAAGAGGGAGCAGTGACTTTTTCCCTATAAGACCAAATGACTACGGAAGGTTTCTTGTGCTTTCTCTTGGAACTGGAACTCGTAAATCAGAAGAGAAATTCAATGCAAATGAAGTAGCTGGATGGGGAATGTTGAGTTGGTTAACACACGACAACTCTACACCTctcattgatgctttcatgcaaGCGAGTTCCGATATGGTTGATTTTCATCTCTCTGCTGTTTTTCGAGCTCTTCACTCTGAAGCCAACTATATTCGAATCCAG GATGATACATTAAATGGGGATGCTGCTTCTGTTGATATTTCTACCGTTGAGAATCTCGACATTCTCGCCAAGACaggagatgaacttctcaagaaaCCTGTTTCAAGAGTCAATCTTGAGTCGGGATGTAACGAAAATGCTTATGAAGTGACGAATGAAAAGGCCCTTATAAA GTTAGCAGGAATACTATCAAAAGAAAAGATGATCCGAGATTCGCGATCTCCTCATGAAAAAAAGCCAAATAGCAAATAA